The genomic stretch ATACGATGTATTGGGAAAATATGGCGCCCAATGCTGGCGGTCCGGCTACTGGAAAGATTGCCGCCCAGATTGAGAAGGATTTCGGCAGCTACGATTCGTTCAAGAAGCAGTATTCTGCCGCCGCCGTTGCCGTTGAGGGGAGTGGTTGGGCAGTTTTGTGCCGGGAACCGCGGGCGAAGCGATTGGAAATCCTTCAATCGGAAAAACATCAAGACTTGACGTTGTGGGGCGTTACCCCATTGTTAGTGGTTGATGTTTGGGAACACGCTTATTACCTGAAGTTCCAGAATAAGCGCGCCGCCTTTGTGGAAACGTGGTGGAACCTTGTCAATTGGAACGATGTGAATGCCCGTTTTGCGACTTGTGCGTAAGTTTTGGGATTGAATTGAGCAAGAAAAGAGCGTGGGAAACCACGCTCTTTTTATATTAAGAACTGACGATTTGTTAGGGAACCAATACCCGCCATATCCTGACTACGCCGTCTGACCCGCCGGTAAGAAACATCCGTCCGTCACGACTAAAGGAAATCGAGTTGATAGACATATTATTCGTCGGAATCGATGTATAGAAACGGTAGTGATTTGCATTCCAAAAAGTTATAACTCCTTGGTCACCTGTTGCGGCAATGAGCGGTGAAGTCGGAGCGAATTCTAAAGTATTATAATTATTATATAATGGTGGTTGATAGAGACCATTTGCCCGATAATGAGTTGAATAGGCAGAAAACAGTACTAGGCCGTAATAGTATCCGGCTGCCAAATACATTCCGGTTGAACTATAACACACTTCGCCCGATACACCCCAACTGTGATCTTGAAAAAATACAGTACCGTCGCTCATGCGATGCACTGTTAGATATTGCTCAGAGATTGCGGCAACATACAATCCGTTCGGACTAAAGGAAAACGAAGTTGGTTGGTTGATAGCGAAAGTACGATTCAGCGACCAATCGCTAACCCGATGAAGAAGAAGACCACTGGATTGCGAGCAACTACCTAAATACAAACCGTCTGGGGTGAATTCTACTTTTTCGATTTTTGCGTTATGAGTTGTAAGCGCTTGATGGAGTGTTCCTTCCGGAACCCGCCAAATCATAATTACCCCATCCCAGGTTCCCGCCGCCAAGAATCTCCCGTCGGGGCTAAAAGCTATACAAGTAACTTCATGGTGTTGACTAGGCAGCTCATGTAATAGTGTTCCGTCCGTCGCCGACCAAATCCTAACATTTGCTTCACTTCCCCCGCTGGCAATCAGCGAACCATTGGGACTGAACTTTACGGAGGATATCATTCCCGGTTGCGAATCCAGAGAATCTACGAGTTCGATTGGATTGCGCTCGAGGTACCAGCTATAACTACTGTAACTATTGGAAGAATTTACTGTAACAACAATCGAATCGGGTAAGTAAGGTGGATGATCCACCCGCAGTGTATACTGCCCGAATTGCAGGTGTTGGAAACTGACGATTCCCTGTGAGTTTGAAGTTACAGTTTGAGATAATCCATCGCATGTAACGACAGCGCCTGCGATGGGAGCATTTGTAAGATTTTCTCGTAATACGGCCTCGACTCTGCCAAAATTGCTCCCCATGGTAACTGAAAGTAACGTTGTATCGCCGGCGGTAATGGCAAATTCGACGGTATCCTGGGGATAGTAGTTGTTAAATTCAGCGTAAG from bacterium encodes the following:
- a CDS encoding superoxide dismutase; this translates as MAYELPPLPYAYNALEPHMDEATVKLHHDMHHKGYVDGLNKAEEMLAKARETGDFAMVKHWSREMAFHGSGHFMHTMYWENMAPNAGGPATGKIAAQIEKDFGSYDSFKKQYSAAAVAVEGSGWAVLCREPRAKRLEILQSEKHQDLTLWGVTPLLVVDVWEHAYYLKFQNKRAAFVETWWNLVNWNDVNARFATCA